In a genomic window of Scheffersomyces stipitis CBS 6054 chromosome 4, complete sequence:
- a CDS encoding fungal transcriptional regulatory protein (go_component nucleus~go_function transcription factor activity; zinc ion binding~go_process regulation of transcription, DNA-dependent), which produces MTDILPISCISCRRKKIKCNKLKPCNQCIKRSIPCEFPPTFRNIKINEEELDFAATSSNMSRALENFPQQGFAAPQTGTIEHNSDATEASFVSLRSELDLLKNENLQLLQENLRLNQQISRTGIPNNPSMLKYQQPVPIVQEGRSEDLHAAPISIPPDQSETDEKFFFPQSDIYGIEAQFAKQRRASQAKENNTDGISKLQNVSSSTGSDITSHQALKKARMMFANTDVLDNSSTSSESKISAQWEKLNDDSSKESKGNNLIQQSLLKKKLPTLILALLKYDDPDFSSDSDTFQDLQRWNYNVIIRLVELFFEKNNYYGTFISQSKVFEFLKAYPNLKDKEWEYDDDLVLLYLILILSVQKLTPKEFLDLELLPASSSKNIRKFRNYLSKNILYNSFEKLRHNLINESSLTIQAYILCTEWLFLEHKFEECWSMMFHTCSIAYSIGLHVIGQVKRTPSLSIPERMSADKINESDETDNEEDDDRRKIWFALKNLTAQICSVLGRPNPISIQVNGQISELGNQKLSDKINYTTLKIGLSECLRLSNLMLIENFMIDFTIEEVLPLEEKFREEIAKLESVLNDDILRTNKTQGESEWNKVDQTNLLMDLITLYINRAKLLEPFLKKFEDQEKHNIIIERFVNSILQSFELLNYFVEIFLNQFFEKNTIPPRKRSSGNILAPKDEKIENQSSQQDVNSLIKFERVFRVYFPFLTSFIYQGIIVIFTFLHCKFKLFVNNNPSSLLNNELLKHIEINLNTLTNFDSRISTRLNCISKLWSANIRYLIDRVLIYIKMIYERQEDKFSQLSEKKRRRVSQNNLLSGDQDTNLKVFDFNTGRQSEQPLENTENPLESPELEYLYGFQFNDPFWLTNPENLPYYLSSPSDDDKYNNKLTPTKRSQPSTDSAISYGVGSMTVEPSLAKPISSQMPVPIHGDGMYSAPNLSTQQQNYGNLWPNSSAPSISQNVIQISQSQGQSFTVGFNQQLSLLFNQPTFGSHNSVYSGSTAGHIPSQQVSGQNPQVQLAHQQVIHPPIADPQIQEYRIQDQHQEPVQSRNPFRNTSRNMGSSGSDDSS; this is translated from the coding sequence ATGACAGACATTCTACCTATCTCTTGCATCTCCTgcagaaggaagaagataaagtgcaacaagttgaaaccTTGCAACCAATGCATTAAGAGATCCATACCGTGCGAATTTCCTCCTACATTTagaaatatcaaaatcaatgaagaagaattagatttcgcagccactTCGAGCAACATGAGTAGGGCCCTAGAAAATTTTCCTCAACAGGGATTTGCAGCTCCACAAACTGGAACGATCGAACATAATCTGGATGCTACCGAAGCTAGTTTTGTCAGCCTAAGAAGTGAAttggacttgttgaaaaacGAAAATTTGCAATTATTGCAGGAGAATTTACGGTTGAACCAACAGATTTCCCGAACAGGCATCCCTAATAATCCAAGTATGTTAAAATATCAACAGCCCGTGCCTATCGTTCAAGAGGGAAGGTCAGAAGACTTGCATGCTGCTCCGATCTCGATCCCACCAGATCAATCTGAGacagatgaaaaattcttctttccgCAATCTGACATTTACGGGATTGAGGCTCAATTTGCAAAACAACGAAGAGCATCCCaagcaaaagaaaataaCACAGATGGAATTTCAAAGCTACAAAATGTTTCTTCAAGCACTGGAAGTGATATTACTTCTCACCAAGCTTTGAAAAAGGCAAGGATGATGTTTGCAAATACAGACGTATTAGAtaattcttctacttcttccGAATCGAAAATTTCAGCTCAATGGGAAAAATTAAATGACGACTCAAGTAAAGAATCAAAGGGAAACAATTTAATCCAACAAAGTTTGCTCAAGAAAAAATTACCAACTTTAATTCTTGCTTTACTAAAATATGATGATCCAGATTTTAGCTCTGATTCGGACacatttcaagatttgcaGAGATGGAATTACAATGTTATAATTAGGCTAGTTGAACTATTCTTCGAAAAGAATAATTATTACGGCACATTTATTTCCCAACTGAaagtttttgaatttttaaAGGCATACCCAAATTTAAAGGATAAGGAATGGGAGTACGATGATGATTTGGTTTTGCtttatttgattttgatacTTTCTGTTCAAAAATTGACACCCAAAGAATTCTTGGATCTTGAATTACTTCcagcatcttcttctaaaaACATCCGAAAATTCAGAAACTACTTATCTAAGAACATATTGTACAACAGTTTTGAAAAGCTTCGGCATAATTTGATTAATGAGTCTCTGCTCACTATTCAGGCTTACATATTATGTACCGAATGGTTATTTCTTGAACAtaagtttgaagaatgttgGTCGATGATGTTTCatacttgttcaattgcttATTCTATCGGATTGCATGTAATTGGACAAGTGAAGAGAACTCCTTCTTTGAGTATTCCTGAGAGAATGTCCGCTGATAAAATAAATGAATCAGATGAAACagacaatgaagaagacgatgacagaagaaaaatttGGTTTGCTTTGAAGAATCTAACAGCTCAAATATGTTCTGTCCTAGGAAGGCCAAATCCAATATCAATTCAGGTGAATGGTCAAATTTctgaacttggaaatcaaaAACTTTCGGATAAAATAAACTACACAACATTAAAAATTGGATTAAGTGAGTGTTTAAGGCTATCAAATTTGATGTTGATTGAAAACTTCATGATTGACTTCACTATTGAGGAAGTTCTACCTTTAGAAGAAAAATTTAGGGAAGAGATAGCAAAATTGGAACTGGTGCTTAATGATGATATATTGAGGACAAATAAAACACAAGGAGAGTCAGAGTGGAATAAAGTAGACCAAACCAATCTTTTAATGGATTTGATAACTCTCTACATAAACAGAGCCAAGTTACTTGAACCATTTCTTAAGAAATTTGAAGACCAAGAAAAGCACAACATTATTATTGAAAGATTTGTCAATTCCATACTTCAAAGTTTTGAATTGTTAAATTATTTTGTCGAGATTTTTTTGAACCAGttttttgaaaagaatacaatCCCTCCAAGGAAGAGATCAAGTGGTAATATACTCGCTCCAAAAGATGAGAAGATAGAGAATCAAAGTTCCCAACAAGATGTGAATTCTCTAATAAAATTTGAAAGGGTATTCCGTGTGTACTTTCCGTTTCTTACGTCCTTCATCTACCAAGGAATCATAGTGATTTtcacatttcttcattgcAAATTTAAATTGTTTGTTAATAATAATCCATCTTCTTTATTAAACAACGAATTGCTCAAGCATATTGAGATTAATTTGAATACTTTGACGAACTTTGATAGCAGGATCTCAACCAGATTGAACTGTATTTCTAAACTTTGGTCTGCCAACATCAGATATTTGATTGATCGAGTTCTAATTTACATCAAAATGATTTACGAAAGACAAGAGGACAAGTTTCTGCAGTtatcagaaaagaagagaagaagggTGCTGCAAAATAATCTACTTTCAGGGGACCAAGATACAAATCTTAAAGtatttgatttcaataCTGGGAGACAAAGTGAGCAACCATTAGAAAATACGGAGAATCCTTTGGAAAGTCCAGAGCTTGAATATTTGTATGGATTCCAATTCAACGATCCTTTTTGGTTAACAAATCCAGAGAATTTGCCCTATTACCTTAGTTCTCCAAGTGATGACGATaaatacaacaacaagcttACTCCTACAAAGAGATCACAACCATCCACAGACTCAGCTATATCTTATGGCGTTGGGTCTATGACAGTTGAACCATCGTTAGCCAAGCCAATCTCCAGTCAGATGCCGGTCCCAATACATGGAGATGGTATGTATAGCGCACCTAATCTTTCTACTCAGCAGCAAAACTATGGAAACCTCTGGCCGAATAGTAGTGCCCCTCTGATTTCACAGAATGTCATTCAAATTCTGCAATCACAAGGACAATCTTTCACAGTTGGTTTCAACCAACAACTCtcgttgttgttcaatCAGCCTACATTTGGTAGTCATAATTCGGTATACAGTGGCTCTACAGCTGGGCATATTCCTTCCCAACAAGTCTCAGGTCAAAACCCCCAAGTACAACTTGCTCATCAACAAGTTATCCACCCACCAATTGCCGATCCCCAGATTCAGGAATACAGAATTCAGGATCAGCACCAAGAACCAGTCCAGTCCAGAAATCCATTCCGGAACACTCTGCGAAACATGGGCTCCTCTGGATCCGACGATTCTAGTTGA
- a CDS encoding predicted protein — translation MPRAIIAITSYSAPFFPDGKTTGLFLVEALEPYRIFKEAGFDVDFASETGTFGIDDNSTQPDFLNGQDLEDYNNKSSDVSIALANIKKASDITTPEEYDIFYASAGHGCLFDYPKADNLHRIAATIYAKGGVVAAVCHGPAIFDNLNDLTTGKPIIQGKTITGFTDVGETILQVDQIMKDLKLETIRETAEKLGAIYKEPEGPFVDFSLIDGKVVTGVNPQSAKSTAENAIKALKA, via the coding sequence ATGCCCAGAGCCATAATTGCTATAACCTCCTACAGCGCTCCTTTTTTTCCAGATGGAAAGACGACTGGGTTGTTCTTAGTTGAAGCATTAGAGCCTTACAGAATTTTCAAGGAAGCTGGTTTTGACGTTGATTTCGCTTCTGAGACTGGAACTTTTGGTATCGATGACAACTCAACCCAAccagacttcttgaacggtcaggacttggaagactACAATAACAAGAGCTCTGATGTTTCCATTGCTTTGgccaacatcaagaaggcATCTGACATTACCACTCCTGAAGAATATGACATCTTCTATGCTTCTGCTGGTCATGGATGCCTTTTTGACTACCCAAAGGCTGACAACTTGCACAGAATTGCTGCTACTATCTACGCCAAGGGAGgtgttgttgctgctgtgTGTCATGGACCGGCTATCTTCGACAATTTGAACGATTTGACTACTGGAAAGCCAATTATTCAAGGCAAGACCATCACTGGATTCACTGATGTTGGTGAAACCATCTTGCAAGTGGACCAAATCATGAAGGacttgaaattggaaaCCATAAGAGAAACAGCTGAAAAGCTTGGGGCCATCTACAAGGAGCCAGAGGGTCcatttgttgatttctctcTTATCGATGGAAAGGTTGTCACTGGAGTCAACCCACAATCAGCCAAGTCCACTGCCGAAAATGCTATCAAAGCATTGAAGGCATAG
- a CDS encoding delta-8 sphingolipid desaturase (go_function oxidoreductase activity), whose product MSKVLSRSEIIDMITDGKAIVIYKNNVLNLTPWIPRHPGGEMAVYHMIGRDATDEMIAYHSKETVDTFTKWKVGKIDYYWENLLPPIQGAVYRKESITGQSRSVRESLDSKLDNESTSSFEEIGTSISSSTSSIPDTAIEEYKGLGYPSAVKPVVPQNMLITEENKNTLFPVTEEINPKSSAIVNPKVLMHNYDNGLTHQDLASLPSLDYKTQQHLRDKYTELHELVIRNGLYDCNYWDIFRELVKIGSLFLYSFSFLKLNCLFLSAVCMGMAWHQMTFIAHDAGHVSITHNYQFDNLFGMVIADWFGGLSLGWWKRNHNVHHLIPNDPVHDPDIQHLPFFAVSVRLFDNVYSTYYKCFLWFDKAAEIFIPFQNYLYYPILSFGRFNLYFLSWSHLIRGLGPRHGKAAWFRYFEICGLSFFFYWFFYLVVYKSIDGGWNRFNYVLVSHVATMLVHVQITLSHFAMSTSDLGVSESFPSRQIRTTMDVDCPEWLDFLHGGLQFQAIHHLFPRMPRHNFRRVQPLVIKFCEDVGLSYSIYGFGEGNEIVIGKLGDVAKQCSILLDATRKYDGDLY is encoded by the coding sequence ATGAGCAAAGTCTTGTCTCGCTCTGAGATCATAGACATGATCACAGATGGAAAAGCCATAGTCATTTACAAGAACAATGTCTTGAACCTCACTCCATGGATCCCAAGACACCCTGGAGGTGAAATGGCTGTCTACCACATGATTGGACGCGATGCCACAGACGAGATGATCGCGTATCACAGCAAAGAAACAGTAGATACCTTCACGAAATGGAAAGTAGGCAAGATCGACTACTACTGGGAGAATTTGCTCCCACCGATCCAGGGTGCTGTATACCGTAAAGAGAGCATCACTGGCCAAAGTCGAAGCGTTCGTGAATCGTTGGACAGCAAGTTGGATAACGAGTCTACCAGTTCGTTTGAAGAGATAGGAACCTCGATTTCGTCTTCCACCAGTTCCATACCAGACACAGCTATAGAAGAGTACAAGGGTTTGGGATACCCTTCTGCTGTTAAACCAGTTGTTCCGCAAAATATGTTGATAACAGAGGAGAATAAGAACACCTTGTTTCCTGTgactgaagaaatcaatccGAAGAGCTCTGCTATAGTAAACCCAAAAGTATTGATGCACAATTACGATAATGGACTTACCCATCAAGATCTTGCCAGTTTGCCTTCCTTGGATTACAAAACTCAACAACATCTTCGTGACAAATACACAGAGTTGCACGAGCTAGTCATTAGAAACGGACTTTATGACTGTAATTACTGGGATATTTTTAGagaattggtgaagattgGCAGCTTGTTTCTCtactctttttctttcttgaagcTTAACTGCCTCTTCTTATCTGCTGTTTGTATGGGGATGGCCTGGCACCAGATGACTTTCATTGCTCATGATGCTGGACATGTATCTATCACTCACAACTACCAATTCGACAATTTATTTGGTATGGTCATAGCTGATTGGTTTGGTGGATTGAGTCTTGGTTGGTGGAAGAGAAATCACAATGTGCACCATTTAATCCCCAACGATCCAGTGCATGATCCGGACATCCAACACCTCCCTTTTTTCGCTGTCAGTGTCAGGTTATTCGACAACGTCTACTCTACATACTACAAATGCTTCTTGTGGTTTGACAAGGCAGCTGAAATCTTCATTCCTTTCCAGAACTACTTGTACTATCCTATCTTGAGTTTTGGCAGATTTAACTTGTACTTCTTGTCGTGGCTGCATTTGATCAGAGGGCTCGGCCCAAGACACGGCAAGGCTGCTTGGTTCAGATATTTTGAGATCTGTGGCTTGAGCTTCTTTTTCTACTGGTTTTTCTATCTTGTAGTTTACAAGTCGATCGATGGAGGCTGGAATAGATTCAACTATGTTCTTGTCAGTCACGTTGCCACGATGTTGGTCCATGTGCAAATCACATTATCACACTTTGCTATGTCGACCTCAGACTTGGGCGTCAGCGAATCGTTTCCTTCTAGACAAATCAGAACAACCATGGATGTCGATTGCCCAGAATGGCTAGACTTCTTGCACGGAGGATTGCAATTCCAAGCCATCCACCACTTGTTCCCAAGAATGCCTAGAcacaacttcagaagagTACAACCGTTAGTGATCAAATTCTGTGAAGATGTAGGTTTATCCTACTCAATCTATGGCTTTGGTGAAGGTAACGAGATTGTCATTGGTAAATTGGGCGACGTTGCTAAGCAATGTTCGATACTATTGGATGCTACTAGAAAGTACGATGGTGATTTGTACTAG
- a CDS encoding predicted protein (go_function molecular function unknown), translated as MSAKQATESGFKKFKDFLFSKQSLRYVCTTHFWGPVSNFGIPVAAILDLKKDPDLISGPMTGSLILYSLVFMKYSVAVIPKNYLLFGCHFVNEVAQIGQGFRWARHHYSAEKKAVEAPEAST; from the coding sequence ATGTCCGCCAAACAAGCTACCGAGTCTGggttcaagaagttcaaagacttcttgttctccaAGCAGTCGTTGAGATACGTTTGCACCACCCATTTCTGGGGCCCAGTTTCCAACTTTGGTATCCCTGTTGCGGCCATTTTGGACTTGAAAAAAGACCCAGACTTGATTTCTGGTCCTATGACCGGTTCGTTGATCTTATACTCTTTGGTTTTCATGAAGTATTCAGTTGCCGTTATACCTAAAAACTATTTGTTGTTTGGATGCCACTTTGTCAACGAAGTAGCTCAAATAGGTCAAGGTTTCAGATGGGCAAGACACCACTATTCGGCAGAGAAGAAGGCCGTTGAAGCCCCAGAAGCTTCCACGTAA
- the SEC59 gene encoding dolichol kinase (dolichol kinase required for core glycosylation catalyzes the CTP-mediated phosphorylation of dolichol, the terminal step in dolichyl monophosphate (Dol-P) biosynthesis. required for viability, normal rates of lipid intermediate synthesis, protein N-glycosylation) — SRSTASIFQPQNIEKTLAEQRAAQPPQIIPENTGSERDIELENAGFPFNVIYRVQDYVSENINFLLFVQLLVFSFILQLVILHRSKFDHLDANMYPVAFNWAGILSALILNYIKSEKKPKDVPEFNYLYSIFFPFLINLVHYDADWFLANLALNYFIVDKLNPIFRVFSAVGFYEVYNESTKLDTFSFIQICAFQYLNSFVLNYINDFNIPTIDEENEDQYRTFSKAEIQIISLLLTNLFFNKDFVSQYLPLAIFQKLLISFILSILALYYLHQFLPSVVSMVAFSGIFYGLTIFQLNYVLGGQNAVSWLYDYIFLDEEKTQILQVWSAILLVTIPTTFFLVDKLGFNIRRKIWHFVIIGILGYRSEVLMQNIEFTLISLLGSIVVFLVVELVRFNRITFIGQYLAHTLAKFQDKKDLKGPLNVSYIYLIVGATIPIVYDYILFGAEHASVIRYMGIIALGLGDSMASIIGQSFGSYKWKGSDKSVQGSIAFVVATFSSFVALDYALTEYAGEIYVPVGNWENLLVSTLVCAVLEGTSNLNDNFFVPILLPLQYELLNRCFP; from the exons AGTAGATCCACAGCTTCCATTTTCCAACCCCAGAATATCGAAAAGACTTTGGCGGAGCAGAGAGCAGCGCAACCACCGCAGATTATCCCAGAAAACACTGGATCTGAGAGAGATATCGAGTTAGAAAACGCGGGATTTCCTTTCAATGTGATTTACCGTGTACAAGATTATGTTTCGGAgaatatcaacttcttgttgtttgtGCAATTGTTGGTATTCCTGTTTATTCTCCAACTAGTGATTCTTCATCGCTCCAAGTTTGACCACTTAGACGCCAACATGTATCCTGTAGCGTTCAACTGGGCTGGAATATTATCGGCATTAATTTTGAACTACATCAAAAGTgaaaagaaaccaaagGATGTTCCTGAATTCAACTACTTGTACAGTATtttctttccattcttAATCAACTTGGTTCATTACGACGCCGATTGGTTCTTGGCTAACCTTGCTTTGAACTACTTTATCGTAGATAAGTTGAATCCTATTTTCAGAGTGTTTTCAGCAGTAGGTTTCTATGAAGTATACAATGAAAGTACTAAGTTGGACACCTTTTCTTTCATCCAGATCTGTGCATTCCAGTACTTGAACAGTTTCGTCTTGAACTATATAAATGACTTCAATATCCCAACTatagacgaagaaaatgaag ACCAGTATAGGACTTTCAGTAAAGCAGAGATCCAGATAATCAGCTTGTTACTTACCAACTTgtttttcaacaaggacTTTGTGTCCCAGTACTTGCCATTAGCCatcttccagaagttgttAATCAGtttcattctttccatcTTAGCTCTCTATTACTTGCACCAGTTCTTGCCATCCGTGGTTTCAATGGTTGCGTTTTCTGGTATTTTCTACGGTCTTACAATCTTCCAGTTGAATTACGTTTTGGGAGGTCAGAATGCTGTAAGTTGGTTATATGACTACATCTTTTtagacgaagaaaagaccCAAATTCTACAGGTGTGGTCTGCAATTTTGTTAGTCACTATTCCTACTACCTTCTTTTTGGTGGACAAGCTTGGCTTCAACATTAGAAGAAAAATCTGGCACTTTGTCATCATCGGAATCTTGGGATATAGATCCGAGGTTTTGATGCAAAATATTGAGTTCACCTTGATCAGTTTGCTTGGATCGATAGTAGTATTCCTAGTCGTAGAGTTGGTGAGGTTCAACCGTATAACTTTCATCGGTCAATATCTTGCTCATACTTTGGCCAAGTTCCAGgacaagaaagacttgaagggTCCATTAAATGTCTCGTATATATACTTGATTGTTGGTGCTACGATTCCTATTGTATACGACTACATACTCTTTGGTGCAGAACATGCTTCTGTCATCAGATACATGGGCATTATAGCCTTAGGACTAGGCGACTCTATGGCTTCTATCATTGGCCAAAGCTTCGGTTCCTACAAATGGAAGGGTAGCGACAAGTCAGTTCAGGGTTCTATTGCATTTGTGGTTGCTACTTTCTCGTCGTTTGTTGCTCTTGACTATGCCTTAACAGAATACGCAGGAGAGATCTATGTTCCCGTTGGTAACTGGGAGAACTTGCTAGTATCAACTCTTGTTTGCGCTGTCTTGGAAGGCACTTCCAATCTCAacgacaacttctttgttCCCATCTTGTTGCCTCTTCAGtatgaattgttgaacagaTGTTTCCCATGA
- a CDS encoding predicted protein, giving the protein MIKEPYYNSTSSASSIKPSNPKSYSFVSYDLPPTQPFQLLAAPSISLTAQTTPSRSRSYSVEPYYVKNKKVGTLPPALSGMYKYTFAEESESGEDDDFAIVSDSEDEEYFAGGSSNGYHIHPPPSDVTLSRKVSDNYTSRFELDTDTDESDKEVDAYNRWMTPIEASSSAGIYKCRSRPPHLDSLRDINETLLMKSNNPNVLTNVRSRSLSDNLEAPKLDQKVFVYKGYEETPIKTGLRDDYDAVGGGQYIV; this is encoded by the coding sequence ATGATCAAGGAACCATACTATAAtctgacttcttctgcttcgTCAATCAAGCCTTCCAACCCAAAATCTTACAGCTTTGTCTCGTATGATTTGCCCCCTACCCAGCCCTTTCAATTGCTAGCCGCACCCAGCATCTCGCTCACTGCCCAAACCACCCCTTCTCGCAGTCGCTCGTATTCCGTGGAACCGTACTatgtcaagaacaaaaagGTAGGAACTTTACCCCCAGCACTTTCGGGCATGTACAAGTACACTTTTGCAGAGGAAAGCGAAAGCGGcgaagacgacgacttTGCCATTGTatctgattctgaagaCGAGGAGTATTTCGCTGGTGGCTCCAGTAACGGGTACCACATACACCCTCCCCCTTCTGATGTCACGTTGTCGCGCAAGGTGTCTGACAATTATACCAGTCGCTTTGAGTTGGACACAGACACAGACGAAAGCGACAAGGAGGTAGATGCCTACAACCGATGGATGACTCCCATTGAAGCTAGCAGCTCTGCCGGTATATATAAGTGTAGATCTCGCCCTCCTCATCTTGACAGCTTGCGTGATATCAACGAGacgttgttgatgaagtcaaACAACCCCAATGTGTTGACCAACGTCAGATCAAGATCACTTTCTGACAATCTTGAAGCACCTAAGTTGGACCAGAAGGTTTTTGTGTATAAAGGGTATGAAGAGACTCCCATTAAGACTGGTCTTAGGGACGACTATGATGCTGTAGGTGGCGGCCAGTATATTGTCTAG
- a CDS encoding ribosome assembly (go_function nucleic acid binding), with translation MDFAYAPPPPPPSSRKNGPKKPNNSSKGNLQRNNKNNSISKPNQNSRNQYQQDRTDLPTSILDLPTHLPNIAPSEEAPFNEGFEDDDKLLKKDPSEPTFIQGTSITLQTEEDILKWIEERKKNWPSRKNIEKKEKLNQQKSETNSSTSSKKRPYSQDATEREVKDKKQKNICRFYQQHGHCKFGSKCKNVHESTSSINPVASTNVNVNGVPVLIPKLYVNRNSKVGQSRTSSEQSSLFKHLVKKDNLENENKIILDFVQFLEREGLIDHDVMKEKQ, from the exons ATGGATTTTGCCTATGCGCCTCCGCCGCCTCCCccttcttcaaggaagAACGGGCCCAAGAAGCCCAACAATAGCAGCAAGGGCAATTTACAACGAAATAATAAgaacaattccatttcaaaACCAAATCAGAATTCCAGAAATCAGTATCAGCAAGATAGAACAGATCTACCTACGTCAATTCTTGACTTACCGACTCATCTACCAAACATTGCACCTTCGGAGGAAGCTCCTTTCA acgaggGCTTcgaagatgacgacaaATTGCTCAAAAAAGACCCTTCAGAACCAACATTTATACAAGGTACCTCGATAACACTTCAGACCGAAGAAGACATATTGAAATggattgaagaaagaaagaaaaactggccatcaagaaaaaacatagagaaaaaggaaaaattGAATCAGCAGAAAAGCGAAACTAACAGTTCTACGTCGTCAAAGAAAAGGCCATACTCCCAAGATGCAACTGAAAGAGAAGTCAAGGAtaagaaacaaaagaatATCTGTCGTTTCTACCAGCAACATGGCCATTGTAAATTCGGAAGCAAATGTAAAAATGTTCATGAAAGTACGTCCTCTATCAATCCTGTCGCCAGCACTAATGT AAACGTCAATGGCGTTCCGGTATTGATACCGAAATTGTATGTTAACCGTAACAGCAAGGTTGGGCAGAGTAGAACCTCTAGTGAACAGTCTTCGTTGTTTAAGCATTTGGTCAAAAAAGACAATCTTGAAAACGAGAACAAGATCATCTTGGACtttgttcaattccttgaaaGGGAAGGATTGATTGATCACGACGTAATGAAAGAAAAGCAATAG